Genomic segment of Oncorhynchus clarkii lewisi isolate Uvic-CL-2024 unplaced genomic scaffold, UVic_Ocla_1.0 unplaced_contig_7947_pilon_pilon, whole genome shotgun sequence:
ATGGAAGGGGCAGAAGGTATTGTGAGGAGCTTGGAGCCCAAGCCTTCCATTGATGGGCATGGCTATGATAAAGATACGATTGGTTCAGTGGGAGTAAGATTTTTGAAGAAGGTGGAACCAGGCCTTTTGTCTGATCCATGGTCGGTTTCAAGTTGGGTGGAAAAGATGGTGGGTGCCATTGAGTCGGTGAAGGTAACCCTGAGTGGAGGTGTCtggtgcgagagaggcaggttgaggtggccAGGGTCATTGTAGTGAAGAAGATGTTGTATGCAGAGGAAGTGGAGGGTGGATCAAGGGTGAGGGATTCTGAGAGGATCCCTGTGAATAGTAGATCTTTGCCAgaacagagggataggccaatgAGTGATATATGTTTCAGTGAGTTTGGCTTAGCATTCATAGCCATTGTTATCTGCTGTACCGCAGAGATGATACGTAAGTCATagaaaatagatgttgtggtggcagctgcagagaagtacttgggggTATGAGATTAGatttcagaagagttacagggtgtgttgagttGTAGTGTCCCGTCCTCTCGGGTCGTTGGCCTGGGGTAGGATAagatagggttaaagtagtggaatAAGGTGATGGGTTTTAAcgagtgtagggttagttagaagggtcatttaatatatatatatatttattttttcacaTTTCCCCTTTCCAATTTTGTATCACAAAGGTAATGGATTCATACTATAGTTCAGTAGAGGGCGATAATGCAACATATTGGATACCAACCGTCTTTAAACCTcacagaagcagaagaagaagaatgcACCTGTTCTTTTGTGATTGCTGCCCTGCCCACTATTTAACTGGAAGGAGAGCTATTCCACACAATTGTTTATGCTTTTTCTTTGGTTGTTTTTTTTCCAAATCTTGGGGGACAATTGTTGTTGCAACATGGTTTGGTTTCTGATTCTCATCTGGTTTGTCCAAGGTAGGACCAGTCATTTTGGTTATGTGACATCCTGTTCTTGAGTGTTTTCCATTTGAGGTAGGCGTGGCCGGCCCCACTGCGGACGCCAATTGGTTCACCATGTTATTATCTAACATGTATTATGTTTCCCTTGTGTATTTCAGTGGGCAGTGTTCCCATCACCAATTTCACAAATGCTACTACTTCAAATGCTACTTTCCCTGCCACAGGTAGGCAGGCCTGCATTTGGGACCAGTCATTTTGTTAGGTGACAGGCTGAAAGCTAGGCCTGTTTTCCATGTATATTTAATGTAGGCCAGCCCCACTgcaaaactgttgttctgttccTCTTTATAATATTTTCTTTCTGTATTTCAGTGGACAATTCTACAAACCCCAACAATTCTACAAATGTGACTTTCACTGCCACAGGTAGGCCTCTACTGTGATTCTACAGTCAATCTCTTGGGCTGATGGGCCTAAAGAAACAATTCAATCTGTTGTCTTCAAGTTTATGGCCTGTCTATCAATAAACATACAAATGATATTACAAAATAAGTTTGCTCACAATTTCTTTTAGGTTCTACTGCTTCAATGGGGACACGCCACAGACAAAATGATTGGGTTAAAACGCCTGAAACCAGAGAAGGTAACGCATTCATTAGATGAAGCGCACAATCCTGGACCTCTACCATGAGGCATGGAGGTAGTGACTTGTAACTAGTACATGTCATGTCAGTGTTTcagaccatctctctctgttacagAGGACTTACAGTTCGACCTTGCTATCATGGAGGGAGACATTCTGATTTCGGTGAGTCTGTTATCCCTGCTTTCTGTCCTGTTGCTGCCTCTTTTAGAGGCTGAATCCAATTGATACCACCTTCTGGTATACACAGCCTGAAGCTAATGACTCCAAAATCATTCAAGCCAGATTGTTGAACAGAATTACATTTGAACGTGCTCTACCGGTTGTCCATGGTGTTTGTCCTTCAGATGGTTGCAATTTGAGCCTATATATCcacaggaaaatatacaatgcATGCATAATAACTGAAGTGCCAGGTGATAGAAATTCCAACTTCAGTACCGCCACTCTAAAAAGTTGTTTTAACagtactttcctgtggatatttttAACCATCTGAAGGATCAACACCACGGACCACCAGTAGAGTAAGTTTCAATGTCATTTTATTTAACATTCTGTCTTGTAAAGAAACCTTTAGTGATTTTGCAGTCATTAATTTCAGTCTGTGTAGAAGCtggtacagtgccttctgaaagcatcgtaccccttgacttatttcacattttgttgttacagcctgaattcaaaatggattaaatacaaattCTAACCCGTCTACAcaaaataacccataatgacagtgaaaatgttttagaaatgtttgctagtttattgaaaatgaaatgcagaaatatctcaACTAGTCGCATCccagagtcaatactttgtagaagcacctttggcagcgattacacctGTGAGTTACACCTGTGAGgctctctgggtaagtctaagagctttccacatctGGATTGTGTAACTTCTCAAAATCTaatcaaaattattcaagctgtcaaattggttgttgatcactaCTAAACAACCATGTTCAGGTCCTGCAGTAGatttgtcaaaactgtaacttggccactcgggaacattctgtcttcttggtaagaaactccagtgcagattttcccttgtgttttaggttattgtcctgcagaaaggtgaattgtgctcccagtgtctggtagaaagcagactaaaccaggatttcctctaggatcttgcttgtgcttagctcataacgtttctttttttatcctgaaactcCCCAGTCCGctatgattacaagcatacccataacatgatgcatccaccacaatgcttgaaaatatgaagtggtactcagtaatctTTTGGATTTGCCTGTCattacactttgtattcaggaccaaaagataattgctttgccacattttctgcagtattactttagtgccttgatgcaaataggatgcatgttttggaataatttgattctgtacaggcttccttttcactgtcaatcaggttagtattgtagagtaactaaaatgttgttcCATTCTcagttctcttatcacagccattaaagtcTAACTGTTTTATAGTCACTATTGggttcatggtgaaatccctgagcggtttccttctctGGCAACTGACTTAGGAAAGACACCTGTATATTTTGTATGGACTGGGTGTATTgaaacaccatccaaagtgtaattaacttCACCACGTTCGAAGGGAtcttcaatgtctgctttttttttacccatctatgcAAGTTTTTGAAACCAACAGGACGTTGTAGTTAAATCTGTTTGAAACTCACTGCTTGTTTgagaccttacaattatctgtatgtgtgggttacagagatcaggtagtcattcaaaattaATGTAAATACTATTGCACAGTAAGTCATGCAAATAATATTTGTGTGTCGGCCAGTGACGACAATCTCAATTTAAATCGTAGTGGCACGGTTTTAGTTGATTTGAATTTTCTTCTAAAAGATCTTAAAATAGATatagtttacaaaacattaggaacacttaatattgagttgcacccccctttgccctcagaaaagcctcaattcgccagggcatggactctacaaggtgtcacgCATTCCACAGGAATACTGGCCCCATGATGTCCTCAATGCTTCCCACCATTGTGCCCAGTTGCCTGGTAGTGGATCTCTAATCCGAAATAGctcgttccatctcatcccacagatgcttaattggattgagatctggtgactgggcaggccactgcactaagctgaattcactgtcatttttgtggaaccattcctggacaaTCCTAGCCTTGTGGCTTGgggcattatcctgctgaaaaaaTAAATTCAGatggatacactgctgccatgaagGGATGCACCTGATTTTCAATaatgttcagacattcaaacGTTGTGCAACTTTTATCCAACGTGTGCCATGAAAAGGCACCCCACAGCATCACtccaccactgccactctctagCCTGCAATGTTGACAAACATCATGATGGCTGCATGTGGTTTTCTTCATACCCTAGTCCTCCCATCAGCGTgaaattgcaacaaaaaaaacgggattcatcagaccagacgtTTTTCCAAATCTCCTGTGTGCAGTGTTTCCTTAGTCCACTGCAACATGTTTTTTGCTGAAAGAAGTGGTACTCTGTAAGGTTGTCGGCTGCCATACCCCATTTGTGTCAAGATTCTACGAGTTGAGCATTCTTTGGGCACGAATGTTTTACTGGACGGTCAATTGAATATAACTGTAGCCCGTCTGTTGTTCTGCACAATTCGTGTCACCCATTTTCGACCACTGGACTGCcattggctggatgttctttgggtgctGGACCATTCTTCACACACACTGGAAACTGAGTGTGAAATACCCAGcaacattgcagttcttgacacactcagcTGGTGAGCCTGGTACCTACCATACCCTGATCAAAggtacttcaatattttgtcctgcctattcaccctctgaatggcatataTACATGATCCATGTCGCAAGGCTTAACAATCCTCCTTTAACCGGTCTCTTCATATACACTGAACAGGTGACCTCTGTaaggatcatagcattcacctggtcagtctgtcatggaaagtacACTGTATATTGCTCCTTTATTTCTACATACTTGgtctggttttagtcatttaagttaATACTGAAATAGTTTTACCATTTTAGAATTTAAAAACATTCATAGGGGAAACGCAGAAATAACAATTGAATTAATCGGAGGCCTATGCTGTCTCGCGACAGCTGGATTTAAGATGAGGTGTTTTGTCCTACAGGAAGACCGATTAGCTGTGAAGTCACTTTGGCCTGAGAAAGATGGCGTCACTTCTATCCCCTACAAGGTCAACGATTATCTGGGTGAGTGTCGAATACAGTAGGAGAGATGAACACTAGATGTTTTCTAATACAGTGAGAATGATATGCACCGTCTAATGGTAGATTGTCTCTGATCCACACAGTGGACAGAAAGGTAACTATACTAGCAGCGTTCAAGATGATTTCAGACCAGACGTGTATCCTCTTCCACGAATACACCAATGAGATTAACTACATAGACATCATCTCTGGGACAGGGTGAGTCCAAAGTGGGCACATTAACACATTCTCTCCTTCCCAGCAGTTTACAGTTAACTCACAACCTCTCCTTTTTCCTGTGTTCAAtcctttatttttctctcttcctgtcatatcccctcttctcctcctccttctctcacctTTCTCTTTCTTCACTTAACTCTAGCTGTGCGTCGTATGTAGGTTTTCAAGGCGGGGCCCAGTCTCTGTACTTCGGTAGAGCCTGTAACGTGGGGAACCTGTGCCATGAGCTGATGCATGCCCTGGGCCTGCACCACGAGCACACACGGCCAGACCGTGACCAATACGTCACCATACAGTGGGACAACGTGGTCCCAGGTTACTCACACCAACACAACATACTAAACCACCTCACGGGCATTACATGTGGATCAGGGGCAGGGCTGGTCAATTTGTCCCCTGAAGAGCTGCAGTGTGTAGGCTTTAGTACTAGCCCAACACTAACATACCTGATTCAGCTTTTTGTGGTCTGGAGTGAAGACCGTACAGAATAACTAACTATTgacatttaatattttattaggTACTGCctaagtgtaacggatgtgaaacggctagcttagttagcggtggtgcgcgctaaatagcgtttcaatcggtgacgccacttgctctgagaccttgaagtagtggttccccttgctctgcaagggccgtggcttttgtggagcgatgggtaacgatgcttcgtgggtgtcagttgttgatgtgtgcagagggtccctggttcgcgcccgggtatgggcgaggggacggtctaaagttgtACTGTTAcataagcagcagctactcttcctgggctccACACACCATGAAACACTACACAACATGAATAGACAGTGCACCACAAGGACAGAACAACATTAGTTTAAAATAAGAATAGTCTTTCATACATTTATGCCTTAATGTTCCATTTATCATGTACTTATTATAACGGAAATACTGCAGCCATTCATTTCCCCATACATTGCAACCCTTTCCTCTACTGTTGAAATTGCTTTGTCTAAGCAGGTCCCGATGTCCTAATATCATAGCAACCTTGAATCCTGATATCCTAATCTCACAGTACCAGTTATGTAAACACCAGAGAATCTTACACCAGTAACCATCAGTGTTCTTCAGTTTGAGACCAATACTATGTATTTCATAGACTAATTTCCAATTATGTAGAATTGAACTGAATTCGTTAACTCCTGTGAATTTCTTCTGGCATGATTGCAGCAACCTTGTTCGCTAAATTTGCCTGACGCGAATAACTCTACATTGTCATCTACAGTTACCACCTATCCTGGTGTAAAATATACCTTTTACAGTTGCCACCCGTAATGGGTATCCTGGGATAACATGTAAGCTCGTTTTGAGGGCAGTTTTGTTACATTACCACCCGCAATGGGTTTCATTAGGTAAGATGAAATATTCATGCCTTGAATCATGTAGAGTTTCCTCCTGCTAGAGGTTCAACTTAATGGTTTTTCCATCTCAACTTGTATACATTTCCATTTTCATTCCCCTATATCACATTCACACCCAGCAGTGTCCACCAGTCACATCTGCCTCTTGTAACTCTTTTAACTTCCAGGAAAACAAGAGAACTTTAAGGTGAAGAAAGGAGACACTCAGGACCTGCCCTATGACTACGACTCCATAATGCACTACGGAACGTCAGTCACACTACTCTCCTCCTTATTCCCACTAAAGTCCTAATTTTACTCACCTTGTTTTTAAACTGCTAGCAATGAGTAAATATTAGTTTTACTGTGTACGGTATCCAGCTCCAGTAACATTTCCCTGTgcgttttttttttaacctgggctctggtcaaactatgtgcactatgttgggaatagggtggcattgtGGCGCAGTTCTTGTGTTAAAGTAGCAAGTCCTCTAATCCCCCATTGTTGGGTTTCTCCTGGCAGATACTACTTCTCATCAAACCGGAACCCCACTATTGGCTCCAAGAAGAGGGGAGTCCAGATTGGACAGAGAAATCACCTGAGCCCCCTGGACATAACACGCCTTAACAAACTCTATCAATGTGGTAAAGgcatgcgcacacacagacagacgggaaaaatatcagaattgggctgccttcgTAAATGCAGTCATTATCGCACTGTATTCTAACCATGTTCATGTCCTGTTACAGAATAACAATGCACAGTTTATCACTTATTGCACCATCGAAGAAGATTTTAACTTCTCAACAATGAATAAGTTGAACAAGCCCCTTAAAGCTTTCTGATGGATTGTATGTGTGTTCAGAAGGTAGTTTAATTTGTCCTGTGTGCTCTTGCTGCCTTGAATTAGGCCTATTCCACTGCACTTGTCTTGGAAATAAATCAAATGATCCAGTCAGTGATGTTTCTTGCGGTGTTCTATTTCATTCTATAATGGACCTTCTCAGCTATGCTCATCATGCATCCCAAGGTGGGATCAGAGATTAAGTAGATCTAGCATAGCAGGAGAGATGACTTAAATTAATGGTGATTAAGGTATAAAACTTGGCTGGCTAGCTAGGCAACAAATTATTTAAAAATGATGATGCTGTAACAGGACTTAGACAGCAGGGATCATAGTCACCAAAATCAGAATGTCACCCTCTGGAAGGGTGTACTACGAAACCTGGGATTTGACGAGAACTTTGGTAAACTCTTGAGCTCAACCATGTATGTGGCTCACCATTTAGCAACGAATACTAAACAAATATACATAAAGATGTATaaacacactactgttcaaaagttttgggtcacttgaaatgtccttgattttgaaagccttttgtccattaaaatatcaacttgatcagaaatagtgtagacaatgttgtaaataactaatGTAGCTGTTtggaatatctacagttgaagtcggaagttaacatacgcCTTAGCCCAATACATTTCAACTCCGTTTTCAAAAATTTCTG
This window contains:
- the LOC139399212 gene encoding low choriolytic enzyme-like; amino-acid sequence: MLFLWLFFFQILGDNCCCNMVWFLILIWFVQVGSVPITNFTNATTSNATFPATVDNSTNPNNSTNVTFTATGSTASMGTRHRQNDWVKTPETREEDLQFDLAIMEGDILISEDRLAVKSLWPEKDGVTSIPYKVNDYLVDRKVTILAAFKMISDQTCILFHEYTNEINYIDIISGTGCASYVGFQGGAQSLYFGRACNVGNLCHELMHALGLHHEHTRPDRDQYVTIQWDNVVPGKQENFKVKKGDTQDLPYDYDSIMHYGTYYFSSNRNPTIGSKKRGVQIGQRNHLSPLDITRLNKLYQCE